From Vallitalea longa, one genomic window encodes:
- a CDS encoding alpha/beta hydrolase, giving the protein MLKTNMKEEFEKYNTLMPIKHAHIDNEDFPYRYYRNVNPAKDITLVFLAGGTGLADSFFLLFSSFADKYNLLIFNYPKAFNTNAKLADAFAELLMQLDIHNVYLVGQSYGGLFAQVMAKRHPESLKGLILSGTCSMYNDLTYKGIANIIKFISPKKLKKNLRKDRLVPNILLPPFLKLVFKKVSSQYKTAQNFNPVIDLLRDSINKEYWYHMDLLLGDLMNVYGTHKPADFKSFQNEVMLIFSEQDTFFCDELREALIRLMPKSTVVNNIDGGHLALMINPENYIDMINTFIYERN; this is encoded by the coding sequence ATGTTAAAAACAAATATGAAGGAAGAATTTGAAAAATACAATACTCTGATGCCAATAAAACATGCACATATTGATAACGAAGATTTTCCCTATCGCTATTATAGAAATGTTAACCCAGCAAAGGATATTACGTTAGTTTTTCTAGCTGGTGGAACTGGTCTAGCTGATTCATTCTTTTTATTGTTCAGTTCATTTGCAGATAAATATAATTTACTGATATTCAATTATCCGAAAGCATTTAATACCAATGCCAAACTAGCTGATGCTTTTGCAGAGTTACTCATGCAATTGGATATACATAATGTTTACTTAGTAGGACAATCCTATGGTGGACTATTTGCTCAAGTAATGGCAAAAAGACATCCTGAATCATTGAAGGGTCTGATTTTATCTGGTACATGCTCTATGTATAATGACCTGACATACAAAGGAATTGCTAATATAATTAAATTCATCAGTCCAAAAAAACTTAAGAAAAACCTAAGAAAAGACAGACTCGTTCCTAATATATTGCTACCACCGTTTTTAAAACTAGTATTCAAGAAAGTATCTTCTCAATACAAAACTGCCCAAAACTTTAACCCTGTTATTGATTTATTAAGAGACTCTATCAATAAAGAATATTGGTATCACATGGATTTATTACTAGGAGACTTGATGAATGTATATGGTACACATAAACCAGCTGACTTCAAATCTTTTCAAAATGAAGTAATGCTTATTTTTTCAGAACAGGATACTTTCTTCTGTGACGAGCTTAGAGAGGCTTTGATACGATTGATGCCAAAATCTACAGTTGTTAATAATATAGATGGCGGGCACCTTGCTTTAATGATCAACCCAGAAAACTATATTGATATGATTAATACATTTATCTATGAGAGAAATTAG
- a CDS encoding serine hydrolase domain-containing protein: MNQEIVKELEKKINNEHNNIAGMVVLKDGKTLYEKYFNDCNNTSRLHVYSVTKSIVSILMGIAMDKGYIKSINQKVLDFFPDYIVKRGEKTIQNVTLKNLMTMTAPYKYNSSVPYIKYFTSDDWVKFTLDLLGGKGEIGKFKYTPLIGPDILSGILIKSTGQSVLDFATENLFSPLGITVEDNVVFHSKEEQLAFNQANDISGWVADSNGVNTGGWGLTLSPLDMAKIGQLYQNRGMWNGRQIVSVAWIDESMKEHSRWEEMNLSYGYLWWIIDDDEHACAAMGDGGNVIYFNAKKKIVVSIAAFFRQDVKDSLELIKEHIEPIFENR; the protein is encoded by the coding sequence ATGAATCAAGAAATAGTAAAAGAGTTGGAAAAGAAAATAAACAATGAGCATAATAATATTGCAGGTATGGTTGTACTAAAAGATGGTAAAACACTGTATGAGAAGTACTTTAATGACTGTAATAATACTAGCCGGTTACATGTTTACTCAGTAACAAAAAGCATCGTTTCAATATTGATGGGGATTGCCATGGATAAAGGGTATATCAAAAGTATCAACCAGAAAGTATTGGATTTCTTTCCTGATTACATAGTCAAAAGAGGAGAAAAAACAATACAGAATGTTACACTTAAGAATCTGATGACAATGACAGCTCCTTACAAATATAATTCTTCTGTACCCTACATAAAATATTTCACTAGTGATGATTGGGTAAAATTTACTCTTGATCTATTAGGAGGTAAGGGAGAGATAGGAAAATTTAAATATACTCCTCTCATTGGACCAGATATTCTATCGGGCATCCTTATAAAATCAACTGGGCAATCTGTGCTTGATTTCGCAACAGAAAATTTATTTTCACCACTGGGAATAACTGTTGAGGATAATGTGGTTTTTCATAGCAAAGAAGAACAACTAGCATTTAATCAAGCTAATGACATCAGTGGCTGGGTTGCTGATTCAAATGGAGTGAATACAGGAGGATGGGGACTTACTCTTTCTCCTTTGGATATGGCTAAGATAGGGCAATTGTATCAAAATAGGGGAATGTGGAATGGAAGGCAAATTGTATCGGTAGCATGGATCGACGAGAGTATGAAGGAGCATAGCCGATGGGAAGAAATGAATCTTTCCTATGGATATTTATGGTGGATTATTGATGATGATGAACATGCCTGTGCAGCTATGGGAGATGGAGGAAATGTGATTTATTTCAATGCCAAGAAAAAAATAGTGGTTTCTATTGCTGCATTTTTTAGACAAGATGTAAAAGATAGTTTAGAACTTATAAAAGAACATATTGAACCCATATTTGAAAATCGTTAA
- a CDS encoding MerR family transcriptional regulator, whose protein sequence is MLSIGEFSNICKVSTKTLRYYAEIGLIMPVEINPENGYRYYSIEQLETMLFINRLKSYKFSLEEIKTILESEESMDEKLYLVLTKKRKEMEKQVQDIKRNLDQLNDDISNLKQGKSMMSYLEDIDVRLVEVPKMYLLSIRKMVLEYEFAEEYGNCFTDLFKKINNDKLTMFAPPMVLFHSPEFTPFGLDTEFAIPVKEYVTGTRDFNPGLCLKTVLYGSYSNLSSVYTKQREWAEKEGYESDNALYEVYVTDPSQVQKESELITEIYYPVKKKVSNN, encoded by the coding sequence ATGTTATCTATTGGAGAGTTTTCGAATATATGCAAGGTATCTACTAAAACCCTTCGTTATTATGCAGAAATAGGGTTAATCATGCCTGTTGAAATCAATCCTGAAAATGGCTATAGATATTATTCCATTGAACAATTAGAAACCATGTTGTTTATCAACCGACTAAAATCATACAAATTTTCTTTGGAAGAAATCAAAACAATCCTGGAATCCGAAGAATCAATGGATGAAAAGCTTTATTTAGTTCTTACCAAGAAGAGAAAAGAAATGGAGAAACAAGTACAGGATATTAAAAGAAATCTAGACCAACTGAATGATGATATATCAAATCTGAAACAAGGAAAATCAATGATGTCATATCTTGAGGATATCGATGTTAGGCTTGTGGAAGTACCTAAGATGTATCTTTTATCTATCCGAAAAATGGTTCTTGAATATGAATTTGCTGAAGAATATGGTAATTGTTTTACTGATTTATTCAAAAAAATTAATAATGATAAACTAACCATGTTTGCCCCACCAATGGTACTTTTTCATAGCCCAGAATTTACTCCATTCGGTTTGGACACAGAATTTGCCATTCCGGTAAAAGAGTATGTTACAGGTACAAGAGATTTTAACCCAGGACTATGTTTGAAGACAGTTCTGTATGGCTCTTATTCTAACTTATCTTCTGTATATACTAAACAACGTGAATGGGCAGAAAAGGAAGGATATGAATCTGACAACGCCCTCTATGAAGTGTATGTAACTGACCCTTCACAAGTTCAAAAAGAGAGTGAACTCATAACTGAAATATACTATCCTGTCAAAAAGAAAGTGTCAAATAACTAG
- a CDS encoding FAD-dependent oxidoreductase, with protein sequence MPKFNNYPNIFKPLQVGNMTIKNRITFTPLVSCHADAEGRVTTELVDFLGAQARTGASVVTIGATAIDAEKAEDFLGALSITRDKDIMGLSRLAEEVHRFGCKLSVELNHAGRAAHTDLLVGDALAPSNIPLQGKARYIKELTQRDIDDIINKFSDCAYRCMVSGFDMVMLHGAHGNLIAQFLSPLSNKRTDWYGGSLENRMRFPLEIIKAIRAKCGNKIAIDFRISADECTPGGMKVDEVIEFLKVAQEDLDMVHISRGLIVDLNYAKYTLPTYLSEHCVNAENSAKVKAALDIPVCVVGAVTTLEEAEEILEKGQADVIGMARALLVDGETVTKGYRGESNKIRPCMRCYNCIKSIFPGWPVRCSLNPVVGRETKYRTIQKSDKKKNVMIVGGGVAGMMAAETAVKRGHDVTIYDKANRLGGLLHEASILPFKRDLKRYLDWQVKNIENCGAKIILNTEVTKEIVEQVNPDALVVCTGSTPIIPPIDGIDGKNVISVFEADKGNVEIGEEVVICGGGLSGCESALALAQKGKKVTVVDMMPVESLCSENFIVNKIDLFDLLKEHNVKLIGNVKVEKINENGVDIIDRNWKRSMVKADTVVIALGMKPTVESVNELNSLIPETYVVGDCATVKDIHNAIHSAFNVAVEI encoded by the coding sequence ATGCCTAAATTCAATAATTATCCAAATATATTCAAACCATTACAAGTCGGTAATATGACAATTAAAAATCGTATTACATTCACTCCACTTGTTTCTTGTCATGCGGATGCGGAAGGAAGAGTTACAACAGAACTCGTTGATTTTCTTGGAGCTCAAGCTAGAACTGGTGCTTCCGTTGTAACAATTGGAGCCACAGCAATTGATGCTGAAAAAGCAGAAGATTTTCTAGGTGCATTATCAATTACAAGAGATAAAGATATCATGGGACTTTCGCGACTTGCAGAAGAAGTGCATAGATTTGGCTGTAAATTATCAGTAGAGCTCAATCATGCTGGACGTGCTGCACATACAGATTTGCTTGTAGGAGATGCCTTAGCACCATCAAATATTCCTCTTCAAGGAAAAGCTAGATATATAAAAGAGTTAACTCAAAGAGACATTGATGACATTATTAATAAATTCTCTGACTGTGCATACAGATGTATGGTTTCAGGATTTGATATGGTAATGCTACATGGTGCACATGGTAATCTTATTGCTCAATTCCTCTCACCATTAAGCAATAAACGTACTGACTGGTATGGAGGCAGTCTTGAAAATCGTATGAGATTCCCACTCGAAATAATCAAAGCCATCAGAGCAAAATGTGGAAACAAGATTGCAATAGATTTTCGTATTAGTGCAGATGAATGTACACCTGGTGGTATGAAGGTTGACGAAGTTATTGAATTTCTTAAGGTAGCTCAAGAAGATCTAGATATGGTTCATATATCAAGAGGATTAATTGTAGACTTGAACTATGCTAAGTATACGTTACCAACTTACTTATCTGAGCATTGTGTAAATGCTGAAAACTCAGCTAAGGTAAAGGCTGCTCTTGATATACCAGTATGTGTAGTTGGAGCTGTCACTACTCTTGAAGAAGCTGAAGAAATTCTAGAAAAGGGACAGGCTGATGTTATTGGTATGGCACGTGCACTTTTAGTTGATGGTGAAACTGTAACCAAAGGCTATAGAGGTGAAAGTAATAAAATCAGACCTTGTATGCGTTGCTACAATTGTATAAAATCAATTTTTCCAGGTTGGCCAGTCCGTTGTAGTCTAAATCCAGTTGTAGGTCGTGAAACAAAATACAGGACAATCCAAAAATCAGATAAGAAAAAAAATGTTATGATTGTTGGAGGTGGTGTGGCAGGAATGATGGCTGCGGAAACTGCTGTAAAACGTGGACATGATGTTACTATTTATGATAAAGCTAATCGTCTTGGCGGGCTACTTCATGAGGCAAGCATATTACCATTCAAGAGAGATTTAAAGAGATATCTTGATTGGCAAGTAAAGAATATAGAGAACTGTGGTGCCAAGATAATTTTAAATACAGAAGTAACTAAAGAAATAGTTGAACAGGTTAACCCTGATGCCCTTGTAGTATGTACAGGATCTACACCAATAATTCCACCAATAGATGGAATTGATGGAAAAAATGTAATTTCAGTGTTTGAAGCTGATAAAGGTAATGTAGAAATAGGAGAAGAAGTAGTTATCTGTGGTGGTGGACTTTCTGGATGTGAAAGCGCATTAGCTCTAGCACAAAAAGGTAAAAAAGTAACTGTTGTTGATATGATGCCAGTTGAATCATTGTGTAGCGAAAACTTTATAGTTAACAAAATAGACTTATTTGATTTACTAAAAGAACACAATGTTAAATTGATCGGTAATGTTAAAGTTGAGAAAATCAATGAAAACGGTGTTGATATAATTGATAGAAATTGGAAGAGAAGCATGGTAAAGGCCGATACTGTAGTAATTGCTCTAGGAATGAAACCTACAGTTGAATCAGTAAATGAATTAAATTCATTAATTCCTGAAACATATGTTGTTGGCGATTGTGCCACTGTTAAGGATATTCACAATGCTATTCACTCAGCTTTCAATGTTGCAGTAGAGATTTAA
- a CDS encoding LysR family transcriptional regulator yields MEIKDFKYFTSVCKYKNISKAAKSLYISQQALSTSIKNLEKRLKTKLFNRTPTGVELTNDGLYLYEKVDTLLKQYDSVCDDIYSHFDINKGTISIGISLGVLRSLSPMIFIDFMNDYTDIKVETMDYLDELCKDMVLNENIDTAISIKPVYSNNIDFISIKSEPLMLLVNKDNDFAKLKTVNIKKLKNEPLITCDERLQLYHYQVEKFRQHNISPNFIFKTNEIEVMTALVSENRGMLICAEHVWLETRYNNVVAIPFEDKTFIWEYGFLLKKDKPVSKIVKKLIDYIIKKG; encoded by the coding sequence TTGGAAATCAAAGATTTTAAATATTTTACGTCCGTATGTAAATATAAGAATATATCAAAAGCAGCAAAATCCTTATATATCTCTCAACAAGCGTTAAGTACCTCAATCAAAAACCTTGAAAAGAGATTAAAGACCAAGCTTTTCAATAGAACACCTACGGGTGTAGAACTAACTAATGACGGATTGTACTTATATGAAAAAGTAGATACTCTCTTAAAGCAATATGATTCCGTTTGCGATGATATTTACTCACATTTTGATATCAATAAGGGGACAATCTCTATTGGTATATCTTTAGGGGTATTGCGCTCATTGTCACCGATGATATTTATAGATTTCATGAATGATTATACTGATATCAAGGTTGAAACAATGGATTATCTTGATGAATTATGCAAAGATATGGTTTTAAATGAAAACATAGATACTGCAATTAGCATTAAACCAGTTTACTCAAATAATATTGATTTTATATCTATCAAATCAGAACCACTTATGCTGTTGGTAAATAAAGATAATGATTTTGCCAAATTGAAAACAGTCAATATCAAGAAATTAAAAAACGAGCCATTAATTACATGTGATGAAAGATTGCAATTATATCACTATCAGGTTGAAAAATTCAGACAGCACAATATTTCACCAAATTTTATCTTTAAGACTAATGAAATTGAAGTTATGACAGCTCTTGTAAGTGAGAATAGAGGTATGCTGATTTGTGCAGAACACGTTTGGTTAGAAACTAGATACAATAATGTTGTAGCAATACCTTTTGAAGATAAGACTTTCATTTGGGAATATGGTTTCTTGTTGAAGAAAGATAAACCAGTATCTAAGATTGTGAAAAAATTGATAGACTATATAATAAAAAAAGGTTGA
- a CDS encoding EFR1 family ferrodoxin (N-terminal region resembles flavodoxins. C-terminal ferrodoxin region binds two 4Fe-4S clusters.): MNKIYYFTGTGNSLQIANDLNEKLSQCSVHKIAKYSGEKIDTKTLGIVFPVYYWGLPLVICDFLCKLDVSENTYIYAIANYGGLPGKALDQCEHILKEKGLKLSAGFLINMPGNYIFGYGAKSKKVQEKLFEKESKRIVDIYDCVKTRKESKIEKSHAVIDRLFYNSFYKHINEFHEADKYFTVDNNCIGCGLCAERCPVDNITMVKGKPSWNHHCELCASCIQSCPNKAIDYKGKTKKRKRYLNPNVKL; the protein is encoded by the coding sequence ATGAATAAGATATATTATTTTACAGGTACTGGTAACAGTTTGCAGATTGCCAATGATTTGAACGAGAAGCTCAGTCAATGTTCAGTACATAAGATTGCAAAATATTCAGGAGAAAAAATTGATACAAAAACACTAGGAATTGTTTTCCCAGTATATTATTGGGGGCTACCACTGGTTATCTGTGATTTTTTATGTAAGTTGGATGTTTCGGAGAATACGTATATATATGCTATTGCTAATTATGGAGGACTTCCAGGTAAAGCACTTGACCAGTGTGAGCATATATTGAAAGAAAAGGGATTGAAACTATCAGCAGGATTTTTAATTAATATGCCTGGCAATTATATCTTTGGTTACGGAGCTAAGAGCAAAAAAGTGCAGGAGAAGTTATTTGAAAAAGAGTCTAAGAGAATTGTTGACATATATGATTGTGTAAAAACAAGAAAAGAATCTAAGATAGAGAAAAGTCATGCCGTTATAGACCGTCTGTTTTATAATAGTTTTTACAAACATATCAATGAGTTCCATGAAGCAGATAAATATTTTACAGTGGATAACAATTGCATTGGATGTGGTTTGTGTGCAGAGAGATGTCCAGTAGATAATATCACAATGGTCAAGGGTAAACCAAGTTGGAATCATCATTGTGAATTATGTGCGTCCTGTATTCAAAGTTGTCCAAACAAAGCAATTGATTACAAAGGTAAGACGAAAAAAAGAAAACGATACTTGAATCCTAATGTGAAATTGTAG
- a CDS encoding helix-turn-helix domain-containing protein, producing the protein MSEIIKFCNPMIILADYKNPERHKHLASHIIISLGDEMEWLIENENVKCRGICIDSNVIHTGKTNEEGSIVFIFTDISRYAVPIKEKYLKGNPYEVIDDDIVDRVIKEYVNNKDNTQKLDSILLHYCGIDNSYDYCYEERVKKIISYINGLETIEKTIVEDLSNKVYLSKSRLSHLFREQTGMTLHSYLAFEKFRKTYKYYCEGMNITEACMLAGFGGSSHCASTCKRMFGISLRDVYKTMKK; encoded by the coding sequence ATGTCAGAAATCATTAAATTCTGTAATCCTATGATAATATTAGCAGATTATAAAAATCCAGAACGCCACAAACATCTTGCTTCACATATAATCATTTCTTTAGGTGATGAGATGGAATGGTTGATTGAAAATGAAAATGTCAAGTGTCGTGGAATCTGTATTGATTCAAATGTTATACATACAGGAAAAACAAATGAGGAAGGTTCAATTGTATTTATATTTACTGATATAAGCAGATATGCTGTACCTATAAAGGAAAAATATCTTAAGGGAAATCCTTATGAGGTCATAGATGATGATATTGTAGATAGAGTAATAAAGGAATATGTAAACAATAAGGACAATACACAAAAACTTGATTCAATATTGCTCCATTACTGTGGGATAGATAATTCATATGATTATTGTTATGAAGAAAGAGTTAAGAAAATCATATCTTACATTAATGGATTAGAAACTATTGAAAAAACAATAGTTGAAGATTTGAGCAATAAGGTATATTTGTCAAAGAGTAGGTTATCCCACCTATTCAGGGAACAGACAGGTATGACATTACATAGTTATCTGGCATTTGAAAAGTTTCGTAAAACTTATAAATACTATTGTGAAGGTATGAATATCACTGAAGCATGTATGTTAGCAGGATTTGGCGGCTCATCACATTGTGCATCAACTTGTAAGAGAATGTTTGGTATATCTCTAAGAGATGTGTATAAGACAATGAAAAAATAG
- the pcp gene encoding pyroglutamyl-peptidase I, whose product MKVLITGFDPFGEESINPSYELIRQMSDVICECEIIKKEIPTVFNKSIDILESIIEKEQPDIVICIGQAGGECAIRIERFALNLNEARIQDNEGKQPIDEPIKVDGKIGYFSTLPVKAILKGLKENNIPATLSYTAGTFVCNNLMYGLMYLIDTKYPNIRGGFIHVPYLPEQVLDKKNMPSMSLDMMIKSIELAIKIIIENDRDIIYTAGTLH is encoded by the coding sequence ATGAAAGTATTAATCACAGGGTTTGATCCATTTGGAGAAGAGAGTATTAATCCATCTTATGAACTAATAAGACAGATGTCTGATGTTATATGTGAATGTGAGATTATAAAAAAAGAGATACCTACTGTTTTCAATAAATCAATAGACATTCTAGAAAGTATTATAGAAAAAGAGCAACCAGATATCGTAATCTGTATTGGACAGGCTGGTGGTGAATGTGCCATAAGAATTGAACGTTTTGCCCTTAACTTGAACGAAGCTAGAATTCAAGATAACGAAGGAAAGCAACCAATTGATGAGCCTATAAAAGTAGATGGCAAAATTGGATATTTTTCAACATTGCCAGTAAAAGCTATTTTAAAAGGATTGAAGGAAAACAATATACCAGCAACACTCTCATATACAGCAGGAACATTCGTATGTAACAATCTAATGTATGGTCTTATGTATTTGATAGATACTAAATATCCAAATATCAGAGGAGGATTTATACATGTACCGTATTTGCCTGAACAAGTGTTGGATAAGAAAAATATGCCATCTATGAGTTTGGATATGATGATTAAGTCTATAGAACTCGCAATTAAAATAATCATAGAAAATGATAGGGATATAATATATACAGCTGGAACATTACATTAA
- a CDS encoding S8/S53 family peptidase, whose translation MKKYISILLVLCMSFCFGCTPVQESSEHGQDEKVIICPNLPEPLIYDRENIDSIEEVRDEISGRYEFRGYDLSKLAVSYNNILFSVFDTNTKWPEDFQTNVDIDKIIEYGKNPGLDIKKLHEKGLTGKDINVAVIDTRLLLDHCEYEDRLVYYEEMYKMSGPAHYHGTPITSILAGKNVGILPEANIYYFAYTDGIIDYEEAYLHLSNAIRKIIEINTNLPDEQKIKVVSISSGWDNETENGKKVTEAIELAKKEGLFVISAKLLDTHNYYYDGALREPLSNPDSFDSYKLKDYIFPFYQDKKGILLIPMDARYVASATGNEDYVMYTRGAWSMVVPYISGLYALACQVNENITPDEFWTQAILTGDLMDGGKANNQVLVNPTKLFEAIKKLN comes from the coding sequence ATGAAGAAATACATATCCATTTTATTAGTTCTATGTATGAGTTTTTGTTTTGGATGCACACCCGTCCAAGAATCTTCTGAACATGGACAAGATGAAAAGGTGATAATTTGCCCTAATTTACCTGAACCTTTAATTTATGACAGAGAAAATATTGATAGCATTGAAGAAGTGAGAGATGAAATTTCAGGCAGATATGAATTCAGAGGATATGATTTATCTAAACTTGCTGTTAGCTACAATAATATTTTGTTTTCTGTATTTGATACTAATACAAAATGGCCTGAAGATTTTCAAACGAATGTAGATATAGATAAAATAATAGAATATGGCAAAAATCCTGGTTTAGATATCAAAAAACTACATGAAAAAGGTCTAACTGGAAAAGATATCAATGTTGCCGTTATAGATACTAGACTTCTCCTAGATCATTGTGAATATGAAGACCGATTAGTATATTATGAAGAAATGTATAAAATGAGTGGTCCTGCACATTATCATGGTACACCAATAACATCTATTCTAGCTGGTAAAAATGTAGGAATTCTTCCAGAAGCTAACATATATTATTTCGCTTATACTGATGGTATTATTGATTATGAAGAAGCTTATTTACATCTAAGTAATGCCATAAGAAAAATTATAGAAATCAATACCAACCTACCTGATGAACAGAAAATAAAAGTAGTTTCCATTTCTTCCGGATGGGATAACGAAACTGAGAATGGTAAAAAAGTTACTGAAGCTATTGAATTGGCAAAGAAAGAGGGACTATTCGTAATATCTGCAAAATTATTAGATACTCATAATTATTATTATGACGGTGCTCTAAGAGAACCTTTATCAAATCCTGATTCATTTGATTCATATAAATTAAAAGATTATATATTTCCATTTTATCAAGATAAAAAAGGTATATTGTTGATACCAATGGATGCCAGATATGTTGCAAGTGCCACAGGTAATGAAGATTATGTTATGTATACTAGAGGTGCATGGAGTATGGTTGTACCTTATATTAGCGGATTATATGCATTGGCATGTCAAGTCAACGAAAACATTACACCTGATGAATTCTGGACACAAGCAATTCTAACTGGTGATCTTATGGATGGAGGGAAAGCTAATAACCAGGTTCTAGTTAATCCTACTAAGCTATTTGAGGCTATTAAAAAATTGAATTAA
- a CDS encoding MptD family putative ECF transporter S component: MSNTKNNSKVKDLITIGIFNALLIVVFGAIACTVGFFPPILIILPLILSTIGGLIFMLMITKAPMRGIFIISSALLGLVLFNMAPGGSMFITTLAGGIIGEIIYNILGRKKFVSIAIGYSCYMLGLALGEYYPFLYMQEEYIKLYAQKGSQSLPVAQKCIEIMTPELMIILSVLTIITSVLGCLWGRKMLHKHFLKAGIAR; this comes from the coding sequence ATGAGTAATACCAAAAACAATAGTAAAGTAAAAGATTTGATAACAATAGGTATATTTAATGCTCTACTTATAGTAGTGTTTGGAGCTATAGCGTGTACAGTAGGATTTTTCCCACCTATTTTAATAATACTGCCTCTAATTCTATCTACCATTGGTGGATTGATTTTCATGTTGATGATAACTAAAGCACCCATGAGAGGTATATTCATAATAAGTAGTGCACTGTTAGGACTTGTACTATTTAATATGGCACCTGGTGGTAGTATGTTTATAACAACTTTAGCAGGAGGAATAATAGGAGAGATAATCTATAACATATTAGGTAGAAAGAAATTCGTATCTATTGCGATAGGATATTCATGCTATATGTTGGGATTGGCACTTGGTGAATATTATCCTTTCCTATATATGCAAGAAGAATACATTAAATTATATGCACAGAAAGGCAGTCAATCTCTACCAGTCGCACAAAAATGTATAGAAATCATGACTCCAGAGTTAATGATAATATTAAGTGTGTTAACTATAATTACATCTGTATTAGGTTGCTTGTGGGGTAGAAAAATGTTGCATAAGCATTTTCTGAAAGCAGGTATTGCTAGGTAA